DNA from Coturnix japonica isolate 7356 chromosome 4 unlocalized genomic scaffold, Coturnix japonica 2.1 chr4random350, whole genome shotgun sequence:
AGGGCAATGCAATGCATGGGGTTGTTTGATGCATTGATGgatgcagagcaaagcaatgcaTGGGGTTGTTTGAAGCACTGATGGATGCAGGGCAAAGCAATGCATGGGGTTGTTTGAAGCATTGATGGATGCAGGGCAATGCAATGCATGGGTTTGAAGCCTTGCCTTCCTGAATTCAATTAATTCATTAAGGGGGAATATAGATGGATTTGCAGCCATCTTTCCCTTGGGATGGGCTCCGTTGCCATTGCTGGGGTCTCATAAGCTCCTGTTTTACCCTGTAGGGTTCCAATGGATCCAATGGGGGCAGCACGAGGAcgtgcaaaagcagcagcacgaAGATGAAGGAGGTGAGTGAGGATGGATGTGTGGCCATCCATCCCATATGGGATGGGGATCCTGCCTGGTTGtgtccccatccatcccatctgcTTGTGTCCATCCATCCCTTATCTTTGtgtctccatccatcccatatggTTGTGTCACCATCTATCCCATCTGGTTGTgtgtccatccatcccatatggGATTGGGATCCTGCCTGGTTGTgtgtccatccatcccatataaGATCCTGCCCCATCTGGTTGTgtgtccatccatcccatataaGATCCTGCCCCATCTGGTTGTgtgtccatccatcccatctgcttgtgtccatccatcccatatggGATGGGGATCTTGCCTGGTTGtgtccccatccatcccatatggTTTgtgtccatccatcccatatggGAGCCTGCCCCATTGATTGtgcccatccatcccatatggGATGGGGATCCTGTCCTGTCTGTGTCTCCATGCATCTCATATAGGATGGGGATCCTGCCCTGCCTGGCTGTGTCCCAATCCATCCCATATGGTTGTGTGTCCATCCATCCCGTATAGGATGGGGATCCTGCCCCATTGATTGtgtctccatccatcccatatggGATGGGGATCCTGCCCCATAAGGTTGTgtgtccatccatcccatatggGATGGGGATCCTGCCCCATAAGGTTGTgtgtccatccatcccatatggGATGGGGATCCTGCCCCATTGATTGtgtctccatccatcccatctgGTTGTgtgtccatccatcccatatggTTTGTGTCCATCCACCCCATATGGGATGGGGATCCTGCCCCATAAGGTTGTgtgtccatccatcccatctgGTTGTttgtccatccatcccatatggGATTGGGATCCTGCCTGGTTGtgtctccatccatcccatatggGATCCTGCCCCATCTGGTTgtgtccatccatcccatatggACTGGGATCCTATTTCCCCCCCAGGAAGACGAGTTGTTCCCGTTCAACCTTGACGAGTTTGTGACGGTGGACGAGGTGCTGGAGGACGGCGAGTCTCCCATTCAGTCCCATCACAGCCAACCCAAGGCCAAGAGGAAGGAGAGCTCCAGGGGCAGCTCGGAGCCGGGAGccaagaggaggaaggagaggagccTCCGTGATGGCCAACCCTCCTTCCTTATGCTGGATGAGATCGGGGGGGAGCTGGGCACGAGGCTGGGCATGTTGGTGGTGGACGAGGTGATGGAGGAcgaggaggagcagggagaacCCAGGGGGGACGGCCAACGTTCAATGGGGCGGCCATTGAAAGCGGAGCCATTGGTGACTGTGGATGAGATCGgggaggtggaggagctgcCACTGAACGAACCCACGGAGCTGAGTGGGGACGACGGGATGAAACACGTGGGGGTCAGTGAGGAGCCGTGTCCCGTCCCCGACGATCCCAGCGCGATGGTGACGGTGGATGAGATCAATGAGGACAATGAGGACGAGGAGGATTTCATGGCTGACTTCAACCGGCTCAAGCAGGAGCTCAACTTCGTCACCGTGGATGAGGTCggggaggaggatgaggaggaggaaggagattCAATGGGGAGGAACCAGCAGGAAGGGGACGCCAGAACGGGAccaggggaggaggaggatgatACGGGGCCACAGGAGACAAAGGAGCCACAGGGAGCAGGAAACGCAGCTGCCAACAGCAAAGGTGGGGAGTGAGGGGGGGGATGAGAGTGTGGGGATCCTGTGGGTCACCCTGTGTCACCCTGTGGGTCACCCTATGGGTCACCCTATGTGTCCCCCTATGTGTCCCCCTATGTGTCGCCCTATGTGTCGCCCTATGTGTCCCCCTATATGTCACCCTATATGTCCCCCTATGTGTCCCCCTATATGTCACCCTATATGTCCCCCTATGTGTCCCCCTATGTGTCCCCCTATGTGTCACCCTGTGTGTCCCCCTATGTGTCACCCTATATGTCACCCTATATGTCACCCTATGTGCCCTATGTGTCACCCTGTATGTCACCCTATAGTCCCCCTAGTGTGCCCTATGTGTTCCCCACTATCGTGTCACCCTATGGTCACTCTATGTGTCCCCCTATGTGTCCCCCTATTTCACCCTATATGTCCCCCTATATGTCCCCCTATGTATCACCCTGTGTCCCCTCCAGGCCTGGATTACCTGCAGCCCAAGGCCGGGTTCTTCTGTCAGATCTGCTCCCTGTTCTACTCCGATGAACCATCAGTGAAGAACCACTGCCGCACCGCAATGCACCAGCACACGCacagggtggggggggggcttggggggggatatgggtatGGATAGGGGGGAGGGATATGGGATAGGGGGGAGATAATGGGATATGGAGGGGGGAatggatatggggggatatagggtgggatgggagggaTATGGGAAGgcaatggggatatgggggccGACATGGATAATGCggaggggggatatgggtgggAATCATGATATGGGGGGGAAGAAAtgaggggggatggggggggatatgatatggggagggggataggatatggggaggggggaatgggggtgatatggatatgggggggatatagaTATGGGaggatatggatatggatatggggatatgggtaTGGATATGGGTGGGATTATGGATATGGGAGGCAATATaggggggatggggtgggattaTGGATATGGAGGGGGGGATttggatatgggggggataagggggggtggggagggatattagatatgggggatatagggagggAATGGAAGAcaacaaacaatacaaaaaacaGGGTAAACCCCCTAAAGAAACAaaggggggggatatagggggggacATGGCGGGGAATAGTGGATATGGGGGAATGTGGATATGGGAGGGGGGATATGGATTatggagggggatgggggggataaGGATATGGGAGGAGGGGGATATGGATATGGGAGGggggttatggttatggttatgggAGGGATATGGATATGGGAGGGGGATATGGATATGGGATTGGGGGGGATGGGAGGATatagatatgggggggatatggatATGGAAGGGATGGGGGATATGGATATGGGAGGAGGGATATGGAATGGCagggggatattagggggatatggatatggggggtatggaTAAGGGAGAGGGGATATAATGGATATGaatggggaggatggaggggatacggatatggggggatatggatATGGGAAGGGGGAATCATGGGGAGGGGGAGTCTGCTGTAGGTTGTGGGGATATGGGTGGTGGGGCTGCCCGCTCACCGTGCCCTTGTTCCTGCAGAGGTTCATGGCCAACACAAAAGAAGGAGGAGGGCAGCGGGGCAGAGCCCGCCCCAGGTgacatccccatcccatccaccccCATCCCAGGCCCACACTGTGCCCAGATGAGACACCcacagtgggggggggggggttgttggCTTTGGTTTGTGTCCCAAAGCCCTGGACTGAGGGGGGGGCtgctcccccaccccccataaaGACCCTCCTTGTACAGCCCTCCAGCCTCATGTGTGTGTGCTGCGCCTctgccccacaccctgccccacaccctgccccacacacatcatggggggggtcccttaTGTCTGTCTGCCCCCCCTGTCTGCTGGGGGGGGGCTCTGGTTTCTCTTGGAGCCccccatctcctgcagcacccccccacccccatggggccctatggggctctgtgaCCCACAGCCTGGGGGCTGGGTTTCCTTTATGTGCTATGGGGCctcagctcagcactggggGGTCCCTTAAGCCCCCCCCTGCCTGctggggggtgttgggggggtCTGTGTTTCCTATTGGCGTATTCCTATTGGTTGTATTGAGGACGCTGAGCTGCCAGGTCTACCCATTGAATTGTATGGGGAGGACACAGCTGCCAGGTCTACCCATTGAATTGTATGGGGAGGACACAGCTGCCAGGTCTACCCATTATATTGTATGGGGAGGACATATCTGCCATGTCTACCCATTGAATTGTATGGGGAGGACATAGCTGCCATGTCTACCCATTGAATTGTATGGGGAGGACACAACTGCCAGGTCTacccattgggttctatggggaggTACCACGGTTTCAGAACCCACCAAACCACACTAAGACCACTGAAGTcatccatcccagccccatttgctgccccacagctccaggTTCTACAACTTAGAGCCCCGTAGCTCTGAGTTCCACACCTTACAGCCCCACATCTGGGTTCCACACCCCCCCATTCCACACTtacagccccacatctctgtgttttcccaccccgcagcccccatctccatggggctggatggacGCTGAGCCCCGGCCCGTTTCCAGCTGCCGTTCATTATTTCCCTTCCCCGAGCTCTGTTCCGTAGCCAGTCCCACACGTCCCCCAGCTGTGTATATATctctatgtatttatatatgtataggCACatccagcctcctgctgctttcccaacCCAACGCTTCTGCTCCGTGCATTGGGGGGGTCgggaagggaaaagcaaaatgggggggggcacagaaccaggggtctccatggggtcacagctcagctccagcccatGGGGGGGGTCAgcaggagggaagcagcagcacagcagcaaggagagcccccccctcaccccccagccccacacacgGCGCTCAGGGCTCTGGGAAGAGCAGCcgtggggctggggacaggcaCATGTGGGGGGtgagcagccacagccccacagcagccgcggcacagagcagggggggCCCGGCGGTgcccgggggggggggtctgtcCATAGGATGGAGTCAATCGAAGCCGTGCCAGTCGCTCTGCTCCGAGTCGTACTCCAGCTCGGCCCCCACGCAGCGCACCCCATCCAGCAGCATCGGGGTGCCGTGGTGTCGGTCTGTGGGAAGGGGGCGACAGGGGGGGTGGGCACGGGGCTCACATCACATTGACTGCACTGCCAGGTCTACCCATTGTGTTGTATGGGGAAGACATAGCTGCCAGGTCTACCCATTGCGTTGCATTGAGGACACTGAGCTGCCACGTCTACCCATTGGGTTGCATTGAGGATACTGAGCTGCCAGGTCTACCCATTGGGTTGCATTGAGGATACTGAGCTGCCACGTCTacccattgggttctatggggaaGATACTGGGCTGCCCGGTCTACCCATTGGGTTGTATTGAGGACGCTGAGCTGCCACATCTACCCATTGTATTGTATGGCATGTTGGGCTGCCAGGTCTACCCATTGTGTAGTATGGGAGGACATAGCTGCCAGGTCTACCTATTGGGTTGTATGGAGAGGACACTGGGCTGCCAGGTCTACCCATGGGGTTGTATTGACGCTGAGCTGCCACGTCTACCCATTATATTGGGAGGACAGTTGCCCACTGGGTTGTATGGGGAGGACACAGCTGCCAGGTCTACCCATTGTGTTCTATGGTGAGGACGCTGGGCTGCCACGTCTACCCACTGGGTTCTATGGGGAGGTACCCCGGTTTCAGAACCCAACCAACCACACACAGACTGAAGTCGTCCATCCCAGACCCCACCAAACCCCAGGACACGAATCCCACACGGCTGCCCTCAGCCCTTACCCATGACACGTGCTTGTACCACCACCTTCACGCAGGAGCCATCGCCGGTCTCACTGGCCAGGAGCATCTCCTCCTTCAGCACCCCCTCCTTGTGAGCCGTGTACTCACACCTCACGCTGTAGCCTGGATACGAGGCAATCAAACCACACACATGAGGCACTGGGGGCAGTCAGTGGGTGGGGGGATCCCAGAGGGGTCCTCCAGCCCTAATGTCTGCTGGGGGCACCCAGGCCCatggatggggctgagctgatgggatgcacagggaggtgggggtgggatCTTTACCTTCAGGCCCCGCAGTGACAGCCAGGACTCTGAggttggggttggggaggggCAGAGCACACACGTCCCCCTGCAGGCGCTGAGATGGGGGCAGCAGGAACGAGATCTCGTACTTGTGCAGGATCTTCAGGAAACCGACCTGGGGGGGCACAACAGTGTTGGGTTCAaaccccaccccacagccccccccgGCTGCAGGGACCCCCTGAGAACCATCAGCCCCAGCTACAGGGACACACTGGGGGCACCCCCAGCGGCCACATACTGACCCCAAAGGTGCTGATACAGAACCCTATGGGGACTGAATGGGGCGTCCATTGGCCTGGGTGATGTGAGGACCCCAACCCCGAGCACAGTGAGCTGCACCATCAGGACCTGGGCACCATCTGTGGGGCACCACCACTGAGTGACCCACAGTAACATAGGGCAGAAGCCCCAGAGCTCCAAAGGGGGTTTCACATCGCTCTGCCTGTCTCCGGGGCAGCTCGAAGCCCTTTGTTTCTTATGGGTGGGGCCCCTGGGGACACCCAGATTCCATCCCGCCCTGCCAggaccccacagcactgctccccatAGCCCTGCCAGGACCCCATAGCACCGCCCTGCTCCCCATAGCCCTGCCAggaccccacagcactgctccccatagccctgccaggaccccatagcaccaccCTGCTCCCCATAGCCCTGCCaggaccccatagcaccaccCTGCTCCCCATAGCCCTGCCAGGACCCCACAGCACCGCCCCGCTCCCCATAGCCCTGCCAGGACCCCACAGCACCGCCCTGCTCCCCATAGCCCTGCCAGGACCCCACAGCACCGCCCCGCTCCCCATAGCCCTGCCAGGACCTTGACGAGGACGTGGCCGTCCCTCTCCTGCGTCACCATCACGGCCGAGTCCCGCAGCTTCTCATCGAAGTGGACGTGGGTCCCGTCGCTGGGTTGGCTGGGGGCAAAGCGCACGGCGCCCACCTTGGCCTTGCTGCCTGATGGGGAATGGGACAATAGcggctcctcctgcagcacccaaagccatcaccccataaccccccccatgGGCAGGAACGGCACAGGGAGCCCCTCAGGCTCTGCCAGGTCTATCCATTGTGTTGTATTAAGGACGCTGAGCTGCCAGGTCTACCCATTATATTGTATGGGGAGGACATAGCTGCCAGGTCTACCCATTGGGTTGTATGGGGAACACACAACTGCCAGGTCTACCCACTGTATTGTATGGGGAGGACACAACTGCCAGGTCTACCCATTGTGTTGTATGGGGAGGATGTTGGGCTGCACAGGGGAGCCCCTCAGGCTctgccccacaaccccacagccccGCCGTGCCCCCCTGGTGCCAATGGGNNNNNNNNNNNNNNNNNNNNNNNNNNNNNNNNNNNNNNNNNNNNNNNNNNNNNNNNNNNNNNNNNNNNNNNNNNNNNNNNNNNNNNNNNNNNNNNNNNNNNNNNNNNNNNNNNNNNNNNNNNNNNNNNNNNNNNNNNNNNNNNNNNNNNNNNNNNNNNNNNNNNNNNNNNNNNNNNNNNNNNNNNNNNNNNNNNNNNNNNNNNNNNNNNNNNNNNNNNNNNNNNNNNNNNNNNNNNNNNNNNNNNNNNNNNNNNNNNNNNNNNNNNNNNNNNNNNNNNNNNNNNNNNNNNNNNNNNNNNNNNNNNNNNNNNNNNNNNNNNNNNNNNNNNNNNNNNNNNNNNNNNNNNNNNNNNNNNNNNNNNNNNNNNNNNNNNNNNNNNNNNNNNNNNNNNNNNNNNNNNNNNNNNNNNNNNNNNNNNNNNNNNNNNNNNNNNNNNNNNNNNNNNNNNNNNNNNNNNNNNNNNNNNNNNNNNNNNNNNNNNNNNNNNNNNNNNNNNNNNNNNNNNNNNNNNNNNNNNNNNNNNNNNNNNNNNNNNNNNNNNNNNNNNNNNNNNNNNNNNNNNNNNNNNNNNNNNNNNNNNNNNNNNNNNNNNNNNNNNNNNNNNNNNNNNNNNNNNNNNNNNNNNNNNNNNNNNNNNNNNNNNNNNNNNNNNNNNNNNNNNNNNNNNNNNNNNNNNNNNNNNNNNNNNNNNNNNNNNNNNNNNNNNNNNNNNNNNNNNNNNNNNNNNNNNNNNNNNNNNNNNNNNNNNNNNNNNNNNNNNNNNNNNNNNNNNNNNNNNNNNNNNNNNNNNNNNNNNNNNNNNNNNNNNNNNNNNNNNNNNNNNNNNNNNNNNNNNNNNNNNNNNNNNNNNNNNNNNNNNNNNNNNNNNNNNNNNNNNNNNNNNNNNNNNNNNNNNNNNNNNNNNNNNNNNNNNNNNNNNNNNNNNNNNNNNNNNNNNNNNNNNNNNNNNNNNNNNNNNNNNNNNNNNNNNNNNNNNNNNNNNNNNNNNNNNNNNNNNNNNNNNNNNNNNNNNNNNNNNNNNNNNNNNNNNNNNNNNNNNNNNNNNNNNNNNNNNNNNNNNNNNNNNNNNNNNNNNNNNNNNNNNNNNNNNNNNNNNNNNNNNNNNNNNNNNNNNNNNNNNNNNNNNNNNNNNNNNNNNNNNNNNNNNNNNNNNNNNNNNNNNNNNNNNNNNNNNNNNNNNNNNNNNNNNNNNNNNNNNNNNNNNNNNNNNNNNNNNNNNNNNNNNNNNNNNNNNNNNNNNNNNNNNNNNNNNNNNNNNNNNNNNNNNNNNNNNNNNNNNNNNNNNNNNNNNNNNNNNNNNNNNNNNNNNNNNNNNNNNNNNNNNNNNNNNNNNNNNNNNNNNNNNNNNNNNNNNNNNNNNNNNNNNNNNNNNNNNNNNNNNNNNNNNNNNNNNNNNNNNNNNNNNNNNNNNNNNNNNNNNNNNNNNNNNNNNNNNNNNNNNNNNNNNNNNNNNNNNNNNNNNNNNNNNNNNNNNNNNNNNNNNNNNNNNNNNNNNNNNNNNNNNNNNNNNNNNNNNNNNNNNNNNNNNNNNNNNNNNNNNNNNNNNNNNNNNNNNNNNNNNNNNNNNNNNNNNNNNNNNNNNNNNNNNNNNNNNNNNNNNNNNNNNNNNNNNNNNNNNNNNNNNNNNNNNNNNNNNNNNNNNNNNNNNNNNNNNNNNNNNNNNNNNNNNNNNNNNNNNNNNNNNNNNNNNNNNNNNNNNNNNNNNNNNNNNNNNNNNNNNNNNNNNNNNNNNNNNNNNNNNNNNNNNNNNNNNNNNNNNNNNNNNNNNNNNNNNNNNNNNNNNNNNNNNNNNNNNNNNNNNNNNNNNNNNNNNNNNNNNNNNNNNNNNNNNNNNNNNNNNNNNNNNNNNNNNNNNNNNNNNNNNNNNNNNNNNNNNNNNNNNNNNNNNNNNNNNNNNNNNNNNNNNNNNNNNNNNNNNNNNNNNNNNNNNNNNNNNNNNNNNNNNNNNNNNNNNNNNNNNNNNNNNNNNNNNNNNNNNNNNNNNNNNNNNNNNNNNNNNNNNNNNNNNNNNNNNNNNNNNNNNNNNNNNNNNNNNNNNNNNNNNNNNNNNNNNNNNNNNNNNNNNNNNNNNNNNNNNNNNNNNNNNNNNNNNNNNNNNNNNNNNNNNNNNNNNNNNNNNNNNNNNNNNNNNNNNNNNNNNNNNNNNNNNNNNNNNNNNNNNNNNNNNNNNNNNNNNNNNNNNNNNNNNNNNNNNNNNNNNNNNNNNNNNNNNNNNNNNNNNNNNNNNNNNNNNNNNNNNNNNNNNNNNNNNNNNNNNNNNNNNNNNNNNNNNNNNNNNNNNNNNNNNNNNNNNNNNNNNNNNNNNNNNNNNNNNNNNNNNNNNNNNNNNNNNNNNNNNNNNNNNNNNNNNNNNNNNNNNNNNNNNNNNNNNNNNNNNNNNNNNNNNNNNNNNNNNNNNNNNNNNNNNNNNNNNNNNNNNNNNNNNNNNNNNNNNNNNNNNNNNNNNNNNNNNNNNNNNNNNNNNNNNNNNNNNNNNNNNNNNNNNNNNNNNNNNNNNNNNNNNNNNNNNNNNNNNNNNNNNNNNNNNNNNNNNNNNNNNNNNNNNNNNNNNNNNNNNNNNNNNNNNNNNNNNNNNNNNNNNNNNNNNNNNNNNNNNNNNNNNNNNNNNNNNNNNNNNNNNNNNNNNNNNNNNNNNNNNNNNNNNNNNNNNNNNNNNNNNNNNNNNNNNNNNNNNNNNNNNNNNNNNNNNNNNNNNNNNNNNNNNNNNNNNNNNNNNNNNNNNNNNNNNNNNNNNNNNNNNNNNNNNNNNNNNNNNNNNNNNNNNNNNNNNNNNNNNNNNNNNNNNNNNNNNNNNNNNNNNNNNNNNNNNNNNNNNNNNNNNNNNNNNNNNNNNNNNNNNNNNNNNNNNNNNNNNNNNNNNNNNNNNNNNNNNNNNNNNNNNNNNNNNNNNNNNNNNNNNNNNNNNNNNNNNNNNNNNNNNNNNNNNNNNNNNNNNNNNNNNNNNNNNNNNNNNNNNNNNNNNNNNNNNNNNNNNNNNNNNNNNNNNNNNNNNNNNNNNNNNNNNNNNNNNNNNNNNNNNNNNNNNNNNNNNNNNNNNNNNNNNNNNNNNNNNNNNNNNNNNNNNNNNNNNNNNNNNNNNNNNNNNNNNNNNNNNNNNNNNNNNNNNNNNNNNNNNNNNNNNNNNNNNNNNNNNNNNNNNNNNNNNNNNNNNNNNNNNNNNNNNNNNNNNNNNNNNNNNNNNNNNNNNNNNNNNNNNNNNNNNNNNNNNNNNNNNNNNNNNNNNNNNNNNNNNNNNNNNNNNNNNNNNNNNNNNNNNNNNNNNNNNNNNNNNNNNNNNNNNNNNNNNNNNNNNNNNNNNNNNNNNNNNNNNNNNNNNNNNNNNNNNNNNNNNNNNNNNNNNNNNNNNNNNNNNNNNNNNNNNNNNNNNNNNNNNNNNNNNNNNNNNNNNNNNNNNNNNNNNNNNNNNNNNNNNNNNNNNNNNNNNNNNNNNNNNNNNNNNNNNNNNNNNNNNNNNNNNNNNNNNNNNNNNNNNNNNNNNNNNNNNNNNNNNNNNNNNNNNNNNNNNNNNNNNNNNNNNNNNNNNNNNNNNNNNNNNNNNNNNNNNNNNNNNNNNNNNNNNNNNNNNNNNNNNNNNNNNNNNNNNNNNNNNNNNNNNNNNNNNNNNNNNNNNNNNNNNNNNNNNNNNNNNNNNNNNNNNNNNNNNNNNNNNNNNNNNNNNNNNNNNNNNNNNNNNNNNNNNNNNNNNNNNNNNNNNNNNNNNNNNNNNNNNNNNNNNNNNNNNNNNNNNNNNNNNNNNNNNNNNNNNNNNNNNNNNNNNNNNNNNNNNNNNNNNNNNNNNNNNNNNNNNNNNNNNNNNNNNNNNNNNNNNNNNNNNNNNNNNNNNNNNNNNNNNNNNNNNNNNNNNNNNNNNNNNNNNNNNNNNNNNNNNNNNNNNNNNNNNNNNNNNNNNNNNNNNNNNNNNNNNNNNNNNNNNNNNNNNNNNNNNNNNNNNNNNNNNNNNNNNNNNNNNNNNNNNNNNNNNNNNNNNNNNNNNNNNNNNNNNNNNNNNNNNNNNNNNNNNNNNNNNNNNNNNNNNNNNNNNNNNNNNNNNNNNNNNNNNNNNNNNNNNNNNNNNNNNNNNNNNNNNNNNNNNNNNNNNNNNNNNNNNNNNNNNNNNNNNNNNNNNNNNNNNNNNNNNNNNNNNNNNNNNNNNNNNNNNNNNNNNNNNNNNNNNNNNNNNNNNNNNNNNNNNNNNNNNNNNNNNNNNNNNNNNNNNNNNNNNNNNNNNNNNNNNNNNNNNNNNNNNNNNNNNNNNNNNNNNNNNNNNNNNNNNNNNNNNNNNNNNNNNNNNNNNNNNNNNNNNNNNNNNNNNNNNNNNNNNNNNNNNNNNNNNNNNNNNNNNNNNNNNNNNNNNNNNNNNNNNNNNNNNNNNNNNNNNNNNNNNNNNNNNNNNNNNNNNNNNNNNNNNNNNNNNNNNNNNNNNNNNNNNNNNNNNNNNNNNNNNNNNNNNNNNNNNNNNNNNNNNNNNNNNNNNNNNNNNNNNNNNNNNNNNNNNNNNNNNNNNNNNNNNNNNNNNNNNNNNNNNNNNNNNNNNNNNNNNNNNNNNNNNNNNNNNNNNNNNNNNNNNNNNNNNNNNNNNNNNNNNNNNNNNNNNNNNNNNNNNNNNNNNNNNNNNNNNNNNNNNNNNNNNNNNNNNNNNNNNNNNNNNNNNNNNNNNNNNNNNNNNNNNNNNNNNNNNNNNNNNNNNNNNNNNNNNNNNNNNNNNNNNNNNNNNNNNNNNNNNNNNNNNNNNNNNNNNNNNNNNNNNNNNNNNNNNNNNNNNNNNNNNNNNNNNNNNNNNNNNNNNNNNNNNN
Protein-coding regions in this window:
- the C4H20orf27 gene encoding UPF0687 protein C20orf27 homolog, which gives rise to MAAANKGSKAKVGAVRFAPSQPSDGTHVHFDEKLRDSAVMVTQERDGHVLVKVGFLKILHKYEISFLLPPSQRLQGDVCALPLPNPNLRVLAVTAGPEGYSVRCEYTAHKEGVLKEEMLLASETGDGSCVKVVVQARVMDRHHGTPMLLDGVRCVGAELEYDSEQSDWHGFD